ataaaaaCCATGCATCTTCGACCTATATCTCTCTTTTTCTCAATTTACGACCCCACAAGATAGTTCCCTCATTAAAGAAATAGGTCAGGATAGAGATTGTTGGTTATAACTAAGACATACTTTGGCAAGTTgggaaataaaatttgttttcgATGAACATCATTATTGCTTATAATCCAATAATACACAACTTTTTGCTGTAGCCACTGTGATTCGGAATCGAAAACAGACATTTATAATTAGCATGACGTCCACATATGTTGGCCCTTTCGAGGCTAGCCACAAGCCCTTTCAAatctcattcaaaaaaaatgtgcacacaaaagttttggaaaaagaagagaattgaGAGAAGCTGTGAATGCGAATATATACTGTATGTAACTTCATTGAAATTACGAGAAATTTAAGTGattatttttccttatttcgaTTTCGGATCTGTTAATAAATAAACGCATCGTAGACATAAGCGCCATTGGAAAGTTATTCTGTATTTGGATCTTCGAAATAGTAAGCATGATAAATAGACATAATCCGAGTGGTTATTCTGGTGGTCAAGACACaagactaattaattaagaattATTCTCTCTTTGGAATCAGATTCGAAATCTCTTAGATCTTACCAATTCTTGTGGAACTAGTCCATTCGCATTTTTTCCCCACCTTTAATATGACTACTATTTGTGGATAATGCAATTGGTTTCACAGGAATTAGATGAGATACGCGAATACTGGATCGGACGTTCTGAGCTATCAAAAAATTGGGTCTAAATCGGTAGATTGAGCGCATAAAATGGCTTGCattaaggattttttttaacCACAGAATGCATcaaattatttgtctttttcttgTAGCTTTGGTATCCGGATCAGTTTACGCACATTTCGACTAATCTTGAAGGTCAATCACATCGCCCACTTGCGGGGACTCCAATTAAAATCAGAGCAAAAATTCATATGAACTGAATCTAAAGAAGTTGATAGTACCTTAAAAGAGCTTTCGAACCTAAGactttaaaacaaaacaagttTCTAATTCCAAGGCCTTGAACATCTCCCAGCCCCTATCGATTATTTGCCTCTTTTTTACATCTCATTATACCCCAAAAGCATTACGAGATTCTCTATATATTATTATACGGGAAATCTGCAAAAACCCTATAAAATGCTTTCCCCAAGAAAGAACTAGATCAGGATAGAGATTAGTGGACCGATTAAGGCGTACTTTATTAATTTGTACTATAAAGCTGTGATGACTTGTTAAGATAACCCTAAATGTAGAACCATCATTATTGGTTAATATTACTATCTTATTAATTAGTTGGTGATTACGAATCAAACTTAGGCATTAAAACATGACGGCGATATCGGCCTTTCCAGGACAGCCACGTGCCCTTCAAATCCGGTGGGCAAGAGTTTAACAATTTTTTCCGCTACTAGTATTAGGAGAAGTTAACCCCAACGACATGATCGAGTGGacatgagaaaataattaataagtGTTTGTTTTTCGTGAGGTTACATGTTCGAATCTCAAGGATCCAAACGCAAACATTTCTAATCTTGGGGCATTAGAGGATTTGTCCCGTTATAAACTTCAAAGAGCATAGATTAGTAGAGTTGTGCGCGAGCTAGTGTATATTTACATCATAGCTTTTTCACATTGTAGAATGCCAAAATATGGAAGTCCTTTTGAAAGCAAACATGTACAGTGCTCTTTGATGTTTATGAGCACGTTCCTATGGTCATTATAAATTGAGTTTGGCTATTTTAACTTTTATTTTAGTTCTGATTTGAGGTAGAAACTTAGAAAACCAAATCTAGgggttaaaaaaaaggaaaatggccaaaaaaaaattgttaactGAAAAGCGCAGTGACTAGGTATGGCCTCTTGCTTCAAAAGTGGATCCCGTTAGTGGACGGTAAATTTATGATCTCTCAGAATTAATTAAAGTACGCGTAAGTTGGCTCAGATACCTGACTATTAAAAGAAAAGAGACTATGGCGACATGATGTTGAAACCGATAACAATATGTAAGGTGATGGAAActaaaaatatactccataAGGACCTTAATCTTATCACATCACTTtaaccttctttctttctttctctctttatttataTTCTCTTAACGCTTCTCCAACATCCTCAAACAATTCCTAAGCAAATTGTCCAGCAAAAGTGTCAATTTTTACTTTGTCTCGCTACTAAATGAATGAGGTGCCCAACAACCTAGGCATTTAGGTTATCTAATAATCACTaaactactatttttttaaaagaggaAACACATCTATACAcagatatatacatacacattcATATCCATACACAACAAAAATCCAATCCACCTGAAATcgaaatcaagaaaagaaaatccttTCAAATACATCTATTGAAACCTCTACGATGACCAGATCCGAGAGAAAGGGCAATTGTTCTTACCTTTGTCAGATCCAACGAATACAATAACATCACTGTGGTTTGCAGGGCTCAGATTTGGTGGCTTTGaaagcggagagagagagagagagagagagagagagagagagactacagTACCTCGCCTGCTCTGGCAAGTTAATCAATCAAAAGTCGCGTGTTGCTACACTTTTGAGTTAAAAAAGtgtatttttgaattaaattctTCTAAGCTTTGagaatttttctctctctctttcttttcccccaaaaaaaaaaaagattgcaaGAGGAAACATTAATCAATCAAAAAAGGTTGTAAAATAGCTTTAAGGCCTCTACAATTAACACgaacaaaacaaaatgtaaaaggatttgcactctttttttgaataaacatactccaaaatttaacttttaacgtgtttttaaaattatgcataatgcatttttagattttaagcAATAACAATAAATTGTGAAGTACGTTTGTAAGATAGTTtagagtgcgaaaatcattcCCAAACTAAAATATCTAAGTTCATGTATTTCGTGATCTTCGAGTTCGCAAGTATGGTATGAACCTACATACTAACTAACAATGTTATCCATTAATCCGTAAAGTCTAATTCATAGAAATTTCAGAATTCACTAGAATTCTGgaattttgaacttgatttcttGGATACCCCAAAAGTCTGTTCCACAAAATTCTTGACAATAGAAAATCGTCTAAAGCTAATTCAAagcttttggaagaaaaaaattaccCGCATACCACTTTCCGACAACATTCTTGACAATGGTAAATCTCCTAAAGCTAAATTCaacacttttggaggaaaaaaaaaaattctcccaacTTACAAACCCAATGGATTACTTTAATGGTCAAAATATGAGACTTACGAGCTTTTTTTTAAGATCTCGGATAATTTGAAATATTTCtggtgctatcaattttttgaggatcgACCCATATAATTTGAACCCCTGCATATTGGCCGTAGTATAATTGGTCCCTTGAAATAAGTCGAGCCATGCAGTGAACTGGTCCAAATACCGGAATTATCAAAGGAAAAATCAACCACCTACTAACCGTATTTctctttcagttttttttttttctggtgcAACTGAAAGTAGAATAAAAGCTTTTTTAGCGTGGGGCCGGGCCTAATAAAGCGTCGTTTTCACAAGCAAAGCATGATATTCCGTTCAACGTTCAACCAAACTCCAATTATATACTTCACATTACAAACTACGTAATGTAATACCCGAATTTCAGCTTATTCCCCTAAAATACTTTCTCATCACTAAATATAAATACTACTCCAATAAaagcagagagagaaaaagacagagagagagaaaaagacacCGATGGTGGTACTTTAGATGGCAAGCCTCCTTCGTTcccgagtgcaattttgttccaCCCCTTAAAAGAAGataaatattatattttttttattgattaaaaTGGTGTGGATCTCATCATAAAGTGATATCATGCTTATCGTGCATtacactttttggtaaatatgacatcactttgtggtaaaatccacactatttcaaccaataggaaagGAAGGTAATGTTTACCCGCTTAAGTGGAgaatgaacaaaactcaacagACTCAGGTTCGAGTCTTGTCAGTGGCAGGAGAATGGGGTATTTGTTTCCTTATCATCCTATATCTAGGTGGTGATGTCGTGACGGTCTGTCCTCATGGACAGCAGCTATGGCTCGAACCAGACAGTTTATAACAGATAGGAAGCCCCTATGGTCATAATCAAGAGAATTACTACGTTGATCgccccctcccaccctttttctgataagagagagagggagagagggagagagacgaCATTTACAGAAGAGCCAAAAGAACGAGACGATAAAATGGGGGGAGATTTTTTGGGGTGTCCGAATTTGAGAGGACAGGAGCACAGGCCAGAAACAGCTGGCAGCCTGGCACCCAAGCTAGTAGATCCCGAGTGGTGGTGGGTCCCTACATCACGTGCCATCACGCCTCCTACCACAGCTTGGAACGAAACTCCGCCGCGTGTAAGATCTGCGCCTACAGAGAACACGTGTCGCGATCCCTGGGCGTCTCGAAACCGGGGACCGCCTCCTTTCggaaacaaaaatgctacttgcacaaccgttgtgttgattGTGGTCGTAAGTCTGACCGtctagatgtatttggacggtctagactttaaaaaaactcttccaaagaaaattctaacttttatgggaagagtttgagtgaatcctgaccatttattacgaCAATGGAGGGCTAAAAATTGGTTGTGTGTTATATTTTATACAACTATTGtatgtgtagcacttttgtttcGGAAACCAGGTGAACCCCCCTCCCCTGCGAGTCGCGACAAATTTCAAAgcccaagtttttttttgaacagaaagcCAAGTTTTCTTTCGTAAAACCCCCATCACACCTCTTTTGTCTCGACTTGCACATGTACAATTTTACCCCTCTCCTTGTTTACCCACACGTGGCATTCGTACAAGTATCAGACCACCTGTAACCAACAGAAAGCCCTCTGATCAAAATTACTAGTATTTTTGAACATGTCCCTAGGCAAAAGAATGGAGTAATTTGATGGTGTTCCGGAACCCTTAAAAAATAGTAAGCAGTACTATACTCCTTCCGTTTCATTTTGATAGTCCAGTTCGGTCTCTAATATCAAATTTAAATTATtaatatcttttaatctatgATGTCTTTAAAGATTTTataaactttgtataatagaactaattgagatctatcatatAAGATCCGTATTGCACATAAAAatcattataaattgaaaaatattaacaatttaaatttTGCATTGGAGACCGAACCGGATATTCAAtttggaacggatggagtacttttttacaatttttaagtataaaaataataaatttattgaaatcaaaaaatatataatatagatcttatttgataaatctcgattcatgtaaaaataattaagaaactGTTTTtgtaaactcattatttttaaacttgaaaaataagtttttattttttaagtatttattttaaaatatgaaacGGACCTAGTCTACAATTTTACTGCAAAAATATTGTGGAAATTAGAATATTATGGATAAAGATTTTGTAGGGTCTGTAGGGAAAAATGCTTATCTAAAATGTAAATTATGGCACAATATAAAAAGTGAATGATTTTCATACTatcttttatccaaaaaaaaaaattatatatatactttcaacactaaaaaaaaatataaatatctaaaaagaaagtgtcaaaatcaccTTCCTTGTAAAAAAACAGTAGTATTACTGATGGGCTTGCAAAACATTTCCACATTCCAAATAAAGGGTGGAGAAATTTACCTCATCGTAAAAGCCTACATGTAAGAAGAGTGAGTTCGGTTGATTATGAGGTTTGCTCATTATACAATTGTCAGTTTTAGATACTTGGGATCAAccgcaaaaaaataatttcttttactAAAATTTTTAGTCCCAACACTAATCTACCTTTGACTGAATCGAAAAAGGTGTTAATTACTGAATGTATAAATTTGCTCGGATACCTACTCCATCGAAAAAGAAACCCCGGATAAAGTGGATGATAAGGAAAAAAGTGGATCTGTTAAAAAAAAGTGGATAAAGTTATTTTCCTACGTGTCAGTTCCACGAAAATTATGGGGTATTTATGTAAATTCAAAATACGAAGTTgcagagaaaataaagaaagaaaggacaGTTTAAAGAGAGAACCTTATCCGTTTGTGGTACATTACGACCTTTATAAAAGCAGATCGAAATGATCATGCAAAGAACCAACGCACATCattaagaggagagagagggagggagagagagagaaggaaggaaggaaggagaagaagaaaatactccACACGgcatctagagagagagagagagagagagagagagagcatcaaTTAATGGCGGCCTCGAAGAGCTACTTCCCGAGAGCAAGCTACCGATTCCTGTCCAGCGACCGAGACGCTCCGATCACTTCGGACTCTATCTTCGAGCTCGACGAATCGGACGTCTGGAACAACACGATCCGTTCGTCGTCGCCGGATTACCGGAAACCGGTTCCGTCCTACCGCGACTCGCACAAGAAATCGGCCTCGGCGGCGAAGGCGAAGCGAGGGGCGGAAGCCGGGCCGATGACCGGGTCGCTGCCGGTCAACATACCGGACTGGTCGAAGATACTCAAGGACGACTACAAGGACAATCGGAGGCGGGACAGCGACGACGAGGACGACTgcgacggcggcggcggcggtgggtACGGCGGCGGAGGGGATCGGGTTCCGCCGCACGAGTTCCTGGCAAGGCAGTTGGCGAGGACGCGAATCGCCTCCTTCTCGGTGCACGAAGGCGTCGGGAGGACTCTCAAAGGGAGGGATCTGAGTCGGGTCAGAAACGCAATTTGGGAGAAAACTGGGTTCCAAGATTAACTGCTGAGAAcagtttcaaaaaatttaaaaacaaaaaaatttaactgcTGAGACATCGGAAATTTATCGCAACGCGGAGAAgtattactctcttttttttctttttcctttttttcttttttgagaacGCGGAGGAGTATTACTCTATTAGTTAGGACTCAGATTAACTGCCTTCTTTTTTaaggttttaaattttttggtttgtgGTGACTGTTGACGGAGCGGATTGTTAGTGCTTGTAATCCTAATTTTTGAGAGCAAATGAAGAACTGCCtattctattttatttatttgtgccGCTGGATTCCggttaaaagaaaaggaaagcgGAAATggcttttctcttttctttccttttcttttctttttttccttttttccgtGGAGGAGAAAGTTGAAGTTGAAAATGGGAAGAGAGGGacggataaaaataaataaaaaatgggaAGAGAGGGAAAGGGCCATTTGTGGCGCTCTCCGCTGGGTCAAAATTGGCTGGTGGGGTTAGACTTTGACGGGTGGGGCTTCTGGGAAAGTAGAGGCTAGAAATGAAACCATTACTGACCTCGCAAAAATTGTTCACCTCCGCGTAATGACGATTCATCAATCCCTGGGTTGTGATATGCAAAATGGAGCCTAGGAGCATTCTAAGAGCATttctaaaattccaaaatggaGAATAAATGTAATATattgaaagaaaattttgtaattttttttattttttacatttatgaGAGAATTTAGAAGGGATTCATCgtactttttagatatttgagccTCTAAGTTGTCTTTAGTTTTTCAAATATGAAGACCTAACGTACCTACttccattttgaaaataaatttttaaaaagtacaataGATTTCTCCGAGGATAAATTGTAAAAAGTGAatacattacaaaaaaatttcttcaatttATCACAACTATTCTGTATTTTGGGGTTttagagatggattggagatgcttaTTCTGTTGTTGCCATTTTATGAAAATAGCACAATTAATGACAAATTGACACCCACAAAGCCAAAAGGTCTCTCAAATTTAGCTCCGTCAGAAATTGCAATTTTCCATATTGGGACTTGGGATGGATAGATTGAATGATATCGTAAAATGTGGGGGTACAAAATGAGAATGGCAAAATCGCTTTGAGGGGTGCGGATAATGTTGTCCTATTGATGATTTTGTGCCGATCATGGGAGTATATAGGTTGGAAGTTTTACAACTCGGGAAATACTATAATACATATTctttatttggatgtgtatcatatgtattttaaaatgttatgaattatagagaaaatattacgcatcgtattgctaaaaagttatgaattgtATAAAGATTATgagatacactaaaatgttataaatcataatgaaaatgttacgaatcgtattgctgaaatgttatgaattctataacaaaagttacgaaacttactaaaatgttatgaatgaattaTAAAATATGTAAATATAGTACAACCTTTTAAGAGGGTGTGTAGTGTAGACTTTCCCTTATAACTCATGCAAGATATCAAATCAATCCAACATCCGAATTTAtttgaataataaaatctttttgcaaCAATAAAAAGAGATGGCGAAGTTTTTGATGATTTATTTATCTATATACTCCAGTAATTAATTTGACCAAGCTTTTATACTCCTATTAAGTTCCAAATCGTTTTTGCTTCCCCAAACATTCGACTATtcgagttataaaaaaatgtcAGGTTGAGTTAATTTTTGCATGTGCTCATCGAGGTCGCACAAGAAAATTCTGTTTGTTTGAAAAGGGATCACACAATGAACAACTCACATTTTTTATAAACAGGTGTTCAGGTCAACTTACACGCACCTCAATTCACATGATGGACCTTTACACGAGGATCTTGACTTTTATTTTGAGGGCTCTGAAATTATTCTAAAAACCTAGTGTTGTTTCCCATCTTACTATTTTAGTTGATCGCAACAGTATGATATACTTTTATTGAATAATAATCGAGTAACAACCCTATAGTTGGATACCCACAAATTAATGCCATATAGCTGGACATGCCTATGGTCTAACTGGATAGTGGTCCAGTCCCTTATCTCCTCCGTTACTCGatcatattttaatttttgaagggATGAAGTATACTTcgggagtattgaataatttttttaatactatagtttttcttttacttAAAACGATCGAAATAATGTAATGGTTGTTACGTTTGGATGTCGTCTTAATACGACAATTTACATGAATTGACTACACGTACGATGCGGGACGCATCGATTAACTAAGAGTATAAAAGTAGAAGTTGACATGGCATAGTGAAATACAACTTCCCTACCGTCACTAATAAATGTCTCAATCAATGAATTACGGATTATGTGAGCTCGATTTGTGTTTTGATTTGTCAAATTCTAACTTGTGATGTAAGTTCACAAAATTTAAATTCATTTGAAAGTTTTGCTGAACCCAACTCAACGGGTTTAGCTATAAAGAAAATTATGTTATTTAAGCTTAATGTAGGATTGATTCAAATAACACTAAATAGAGCAAGACACTATTTTTAATCCTTAATATAGTTTGTCAAGCAATCCAACTCATTTACAGCTCATTGTTGAGCTAATCACATCCATCTCCAATTAGTGATTGATTTGGTGGTGTGCGTAAGCGGATAAGATATTCCGAGATATCAAGAAAAAtgattaattttaaatttatatacatgcaaggacaaaacaaaacaaaacaaaaaaaaaaaaaaaaaagagaagtcaAAAGCATCACATATTGGAGTacatgaaaagagaaaaagaaaagttagaGGATGTGACCCATTAGTACTACCATTTAAAAGAAACTGCCTAATTAAGCTTTTGCTAACCTGTCCCAAAAGTTAGCTGATACAattcaaatttaattatttaaaaactccctaataatattttattaaagttAAATTTGGCATTTCAATGTTGAAGGTTTGGGCTGACTTGTAACCGTGGCATTCTCGTATTGGACACTTGAGACAGTCTTTAATTTGAAAACAAAGTTAATTATGTGTGTTTCTGAATGATGTAAGCAAATTGTGGGTTCCACGAGAAAGTGTTATTGAATAAACGAAATCAaagtattttatgaaatatcatCACCATGGAAAGTGTAAACAATTGGTCGCAAATTATTAACAAACAAAACAGCAAGGAGCTTTAATTTTCACTTTATTTCTTAGTAAgtttgtttttattaatttcctCGATaacttcttaatttttttaatactccctccatccggATTTTATTGTCCGTAGTTCTGTTCAACCGGCTAAAAAAtaggttatatctttgaatccgtaatgaatttcatatggaaaatggatattgtttgacagatctcgattagttctataatacaatgttttcgaaatcacgtaaaatattataaattaaaagatataatcgattgaaaaatgacacgaactcctAAAAAGGACTATTAAATTCTGACGGATGGAGTACTAATACTTGGacgcgcgcgctctctctctccttcttcttctttttttggtaatatagAGGATAGGAATTAGGACATGTCATTGTCTAAAACATTGTCTAAAATACTAATCAGGCCAATAATGGTTTCTTGAAATGATCAATCAGTACAACTCATTTATCGTTGGGGTGCAATAATGGAGATGAACTCATGAACCCCACAAACTATACAGACCCGCAGGCACAGCAACAACCATAAACTCTGGTGGGTATTACGGTCATATCAAAATTTGCTTTTACAAGAAAACGACTAGACATTAGGCCCTTAGGCCctgtttgataacagtgatagatggatgagattAGTAAAGAGATAAAATTAtgattgggattggtaatgagaagagattgataatgagtatgtttatttgggatgagattattaatatcatgtttgtttgagatgagattagatgatgagatttgATTGATAGAAAAAGTTGGTAATGAGAAAAGATTGATAATAAGAAAATGTTGGGATTGGACTACGAATACCAAATCCCAAAGAGTATTGCTAATAATCCATATGGGCCGGATTGTTCATCCCATGGGACTACCAATTCGGAccaattttgaaaaccaaacaaagtagcAAGTTCGTTAGATACGATTAAAATTATAACCTTACTGCATCTGATCTAAACGCAAGCAAACGTTGTGTGGCCGGACTGtcttaatttgaaaattaagaaattatAGAAGAGAttcaagtattttttgaattaattacgTAATTGGTCTTTACAGTTTTGGCCAAATTTCACTTTAATATTTCTCATTTTACTTTCATCAATTGACCATTTTGAATGAATGCAACTTGGGTGAGAAGTTTCGGGATATTTTACGTTTATCACAACCATTCTACATTTCTACTAGAAAGAAAAATGCCAATTACAATAGCAAGTGCATCTCCGAGGCCGtagcaaaatcaaaaccaaaccatataaataGCATTGTATTGTCAGCAAAGTACATTCCACGAGAGGTGGTAAACTTGttacactgttttggtataGTTTCTCACTCTTCAatattgaagagagagaaatggctCTTCAAATTATTACATCATCAATTGTATCATTTCTGGTTGGTAAATTAAtcaatttattttccaaaatagattttttttttatagttgggtgaataattaaaatacttaaaatttaaAGAGTTCTTTATGTACTTGTAGTTATAGCAAACGACTCTAGCTTTCTAAATGTGTCATTGCTATTGTTGGGGTACACCCAAGTGGTGTGGGTATGATTGTAGGGGATAAAACCCCTTATCGTTTCTCCTTTGTATTGACTGCCAAAAGGCAGTGTGTGTGCGCGCTAGAGACGTGTGAGAGAGAGCAGTGAGAGAGCCGGTTTGTGGCTCCCCGTCGGGGGGAGCGGTGCTCCTCGGTGATGCTTGGTTACTCCGTCGGAGAGCCAccggagtgagggagagagagagaggagtggggaaGCCGGCTTGTTGCTGTCCCAGTGAAATTTTCATATTTGTATATGTGATTTATACATAGCTCTATATTTTTACCGCTAtcaattttgtttcttcttgttttgaACGCCTTTCTACCACTTGAAAATGTTAACGAAAGATGACTTACTAGATTGAAGAGAAGActaaagatatatatagaagGTTTAATTGATTAAATGAAAACTACGAAAATCAGAATAACAAATCAATGGTTAATTCAACATCTCATTTATCCTTTTGTTGCCAATAATAGAGTGGAAGTGGAACTCCTTAACCCCACCAAATTATAGGCCGGTGGCACCTATCAACCATTAAACTCTGTATAGTCAATAATATAGTAGAAATTTGAGGACAAGATAATACTggtttatttcaattttttgcatGGCCCTGATCCCCCAAAGTCCCGCCCCTTATGAGACTCGATCTCCCAAAGTCCAGCCCCTTATGAGACTTGAACCTTGGTCACCAttgagagggagggagatgaGTTACCAACTTCACTAAAAGTGCTTCTCAAACAATTCCTTCTTTGTAAATCCCACTAtcatccaaatatttttgaaaacaatccCTTCTTAATTTATTAATATTGCGTAATTCCACCTCCCATCTGAGACAATATAGTATCCCCATATATGGATAAAAATAATACTAGGATTAATAATTTCGACAGTCATTTCGGGAACCAAACAGGCGGTAACTCTAAAATCAGGATTAGGTACAGTTAATCTTATCTCAGACAGTTAATCCCTGAATCAAACGagtattaatttcttttttctcttaattGAGATATGTATGtttcttttttgccaaaattgGTAGAAAAAATCATTACATCATATATGAAGTACAAATCATCATATATGAAGTATAAATCACGTGGCACTACATCCATTGTGTGAGAGTACACGAGATAACCAAGCCCTACAATTGAACCAACAGGATAAATAAGCCCAGACCGCAATCACTATAAACCCAACTACAAGCTCTATTAAGGGGAGAAAtaatccaacaaatacaaaggaaaGAACATCTACACGCAGGTGCAGGGCCGGCTTAGAGGATAGGCGAGAGAAGCATGTGCTTCGGTCCCCCAAAAAAGTCTAAAAATGAGGGCTTCTAAAATTCTAGGACCCCtaaatatatgtatgtatatatggcccaaaaaaaatttcgcaCTAAGCTtactttacacaaaataggcccaacgGTGGAAGACACTGATTATCAACTCCCATAAGCCATAAACCATTAGGGTATGTTTAGTTCGATGGAATTGAATTGACAATGGAATGAAATTGAGAAGACAAAATTTCAAAGGATGaattttgagatattgtaatggttgtatttttttgggataactatatgcttatattttgtaatggtaaatcatttgtaatggttttttttataaaactctttgtagaccaacttttgtatgaaaaatatagagaggtttcattcaagaggttcgcttccggtctccaaaacttatgagccggccctgcaCAGGTGGAAAGACTCGAACTTCCGACCTTCTAGTGAGATACAAAAGTCCTGGCTAACTGAGCTAGCCATAGTTGGTTGATATGATCAAGCAACTCAACGAACTCTTTCAACTGATTACTTATCAtttatgacatgattaattctCTATGCTCTGTTTTATGTgca
The sequence above is a segment of the Rhododendron vialii isolate Sample 1 chromosome 13a, ASM3025357v1 genome. Coding sequences within it:
- the LOC131313785 gene encoding protein S40-4; this translates as MAASKSYFPRASYRFLSSDRDAPITSDSIFELDESDVWNNTIRSSSPDYRKPVPSYRDSHKKSASAAKAKRGAEAGPMTGSLPVNIPDWSKILKDDYKDNRRRDSDDEDDCDGGGGGGYGGGGDRVPPHEFLARQLARTRIASFSVHEGVGRTLKGRDLSRVRNAIWEKTGFQD